The Niastella koreensis GR20-10 genome includes a window with the following:
- the eno gene encoding phosphopyruvate hydratase, with protein sequence MSYIADIHARQILDSRGNPTVEVDVVTDSGFLGRAAVPSGASTGKHEAVELRDGDKKTYMGKGVLQAVKNVNEIIADQLIGIEVVKQAYIDDLLIKIDGTENKAKLGANATLAVSMAVAKAAAEETNLPLYRYLGGVNATVLPMPLMNILNGGVHADNKIDFQEFMIVPIGAPSFSEGLRWGVEIFHHLKSILKKKGYGTNVGDEGGYAPDIQSPEEAIETVLAAIESAGYKAGDQIGIAMDAASTEMYDEASNTYKFYKSSNKTISSDEMVAYWADWVKKYPIVSIEDGMAEDDWNGWKKLTDAIGSKCQLVGDDLFVTNVKRLQEGIDKGIANSILVKVNQIGTVTETINAVQLAQTNGYTSIMSHRSGETEDTTIADLAVALNCGQIKTGSASRSDRLAKYNQLLRIEEALGENAIYPKGRIKFGK encoded by the coding sequence ATGAGTTACATTGCAGACATTCATGCCCGCCAGATCTTAGACAGCCGCGGCAATCCCACTGTAGAAGTAGATGTAGTTACCGATAGCGGATTTTTAGGAAGAGCAGCTGTACCAAGCGGCGCTTCTACCGGTAAACACGAAGCTGTTGAACTGCGCGACGGCGACAAAAAAACCTACATGGGTAAGGGCGTTTTGCAGGCAGTTAAAAATGTAAACGAAATTATTGCAGATCAACTGATTGGTATTGAAGTAGTAAAACAAGCCTACATCGATGACCTGCTGATCAAGATCGACGGTACTGAAAATAAGGCCAAACTGGGCGCCAATGCTACCCTGGCCGTTTCTATGGCAGTTGCAAAAGCAGCTGCAGAAGAAACCAACCTGCCTTTGTACCGTTACCTGGGCGGCGTTAACGCCACAGTGTTGCCAATGCCCCTGATGAACATCCTGAACGGCGGTGTACACGCAGATAATAAAATTGATTTCCAGGAATTTATGATCGTTCCCATTGGCGCTCCTTCTTTCAGCGAAGGTTTGCGTTGGGGCGTTGAGATCTTCCACCACCTGAAATCTATTCTTAAAAAGAAAGGTTATGGCACCAACGTAGGTGACGAAGGTGGCTACGCTCCTGATATCCAAAGCCCTGAAGAGGCTATTGAAACCGTTTTGGCGGCTATCGAATCAGCCGGCTACAAAGCAGGTGATCAAATTGGTATCGCAATGGATGCTGCCAGTACCGAAATGTACGACGAAGCCAGCAACACCTATAAGTTCTACAAAAGTTCAAACAAAACCATCAGCAGCGATGAAATGGTGGCTTATTGGGCTGATTGGGTTAAAAAATACCCTATCGTTTCAATTGAAGACGGTATGGCCGAAGACGATTGGAATGGCTGGAAAAAACTGACTGACGCCATCGGCAGCAAATGCCAGCTGGTAGGCGACGACCTGTTTGTAACCAACGTTAAACGCCTGCAGGAAGGTATCGATAAAGGTATCGCCAACAGCATCCTGGTTAAAGTAAACCAGATTGGTACCGTTACTGAAACCATCAATGCCGTACAACTGGCGCAAACAAATGGTTATACATCTATTATGAGCCACCGCAGCGGTGAAACCGAAGATACTACCATCGCTGACCTGGCCGTAGCCTTAAACTGCGGACAGATAAAAACCGGCTCTGCAAGCCGTAGCGACCGGTTGGCTAAATACAACCAGCTCCTTCGTATTGAAGAAGCCCTGGGCGAAAATGCCATTTATCCAAAAGGAAGAATTAAATTTGGTAAATAA
- a CDS encoding DUF4259 domain-containing protein, translated as MGSWGFTNFDNDTAQDFVAEVEEGGIDRIVSAIEVIKSIDEDAYLDSDLCAEALAAIEYIATAKGHMAEDFPEDAEDWVNAHKAQLQIIRGIVVKCQQAIDRIKNNSELKDLWEETEDFENWKKVLDDLNTRIS; from the coding sequence ATGGGAAGCTGGGGATTTACAAACTTCGATAATGATACCGCCCAGGATTTTGTTGCAGAGGTGGAAGAAGGGGGCATTGACCGCATAGTTTCGGCTATAGAGGTAATAAAATCCATTGACGAAGACGCCTATCTCGACTCGGACCTGTGCGCAGAAGCACTGGCCGCCATTGAGTATATAGCTACCGCAAAAGGCCATATGGCAGAAGATTTTCCCGAAGATGCAGAGGATTGGGTAAATGCCCACAAAGCCCAGTTACAGATCATTCGTGGTATTGTTGTAAAATGCCAGCAGGCCATAGACCGGATCAAAAACAATTCCGAACTAAAAGACCTTTGGGAAGAAACCGAAGATTTTGAGAACTGGAAAAAGGTTCTGGACGATCTGAATACCAGGATCAGTTAA
- the gldA gene encoding gliding motility-associated ABC transporter ATP-binding subunit GldA, whose product MSIEVKNLTKIYGEQKAIDNVTFTVNKGEIVGFLGPNGAGKSTTMKIITGFLQPDEGEAIVSGIAVKEQPLKAKATIGYLPEANPLYYDQYVREYLDFIADVHSVPAKTKKERIEGVIQTVGLSLESNKKIGQLSKGYKQRVGLAAALIHDPEVLILDEPTTGLDPNQIVEIREVIKNLGQNKTVLFSSHILQEVEAICDRVIIINRGKLVANDKLSNLRQQVTSNNLLRVTFKEPLEAAWLTRLSSVQNANKISTNEWELVCTNPKDAQRQVMELALQENLNIISLQSGGQSLEDVFRSLTNTNTNA is encoded by the coding sequence ATGTCAATTGAAGTAAAAAACCTCACCAAAATATACGGTGAGCAAAAAGCTATCGATAACGTAACCTTTACAGTTAACAAGGGGGAAATTGTTGGCTTTTTAGGGCCCAATGGCGCCGGCAAATCCACTACCATGAAAATCATCACTGGTTTCCTGCAACCAGATGAGGGCGAAGCCATAGTATCGGGTATAGCCGTAAAAGAACAACCGCTTAAGGCCAAGGCCACCATTGGATACCTGCCTGAGGCCAATCCCCTGTATTACGATCAGTATGTACGCGAATACCTCGATTTTATCGCAGATGTACACAGCGTGCCTGCTAAAACAAAAAAAGAACGCATAGAAGGCGTGATCCAAACCGTTGGGTTAAGCCTGGAAAGCAATAAAAAGATCGGCCAGTTGTCAAAAGGTTATAAACAGCGCGTGGGCCTGGCTGCCGCCCTTATACACGACCCCGAAGTACTGATCCTGGATGAACCTACCACCGGCCTGGACCCCAACCAGATTGTAGAGATCAGGGAAGTGATCAAAAACCTGGGGCAAAATAAAACCGTGCTATTTTCTTCCCACATATTACAGGAAGTGGAAGCCATTTGCGACCGGGTTATTATTATAAACCGGGGTAAACTGGTGGCCAACGACAAATTAAGTAATCTTCGTCAGCAGGTTACCAGCAACAACCTGTTGCGTGTTACCTTTAAAGAACCGCTGGAAGCGGCCTGGCTCACAAGATTGAGCAGCGTACAAAACGCTAACAAAATCAGCACCAACGAATGGGAACTGGTTTGCACCAACCCGAAAGATGCCCAGCGTCAGGTAATGGAACTTGCATTACAGGAAAATCTCAACATTATTTCCCTGCAATCCGGTGGACAAAGCCTGGAAGATGTGTTCAGGAGTTTGACCAACACAAATACTAACGCCTGA
- a CDS encoding carbonic anhydrase, translated as MESYEKLLLENKAWASEKVNDDPEYFNRLAHIQTPDFLWIGCSDSRVPANEITGTQPGEIFVHRNIANMVVNTDVNLLSVLDYAVNHLKVKHVIVCGHYGCGGVKAAATQNDFKPVLNMWLRNIKDVYRLHREELQSIKDEETRTDRLVELNVREQVNNLAKTSIIQRAWKEGNKPDLHGWVYGLKDGIIKPVFEMRAGTHIDALYEYDNL; from the coding sequence ATGGAATCATACGAAAAGTTATTATTGGAAAACAAAGCCTGGGCATCTGAGAAAGTGAATGATGACCCTGAATATTTCAACCGGCTGGCGCATATTCAAACACCTGATTTTTTATGGATCGGTTGTAGCGATAGCCGCGTACCGGCCAATGAAATTACGGGTACACAACCAGGTGAAATATTTGTACACCGCAATATTGCCAACATGGTGGTGAACACCGATGTGAATCTGCTGAGCGTGCTCGACTATGCAGTTAACCACCTGAAAGTAAAACATGTTATTGTTTGCGGCCACTATGGCTGCGGTGGGGTTAAGGCCGCTGCTACCCAAAACGACTTTAAACCCGTGTTGAATATGTGGCTGCGTAATATAAAAGATGTTTACCGCCTGCACCGCGAAGAATTGCAGTCAATAAAAGATGAAGAAACCCGTACCGACAGACTGGTTGAGCTGAATGTGCGCGAACAGGTAAATAACCTCGCCAAAACATCCATCATTCAACGTGCCTGGAAAGAGGGCAACAAACCCGATCTCCACGGCTGGGTATACGGGTTAAAGGATGGGATTATAAAACCCGTATTTGAAATGCGGGCGGGCACCCATATTGACGCGCTGTACGAATACGACAACTTATAG